The DNA sequence GTGGAAAAACATGACTTTAGCTATTTACGAAATATCTCTTTATTTTCACGTGAAGCATGTCTATTTGTGAAATATGTGGAATTTATACATATTATGTGCTGGATCCATTGTTTGATTAGTCATGGAACATTAGAACTTCTTGATTGGTTATGCCGAAGTAAAGATGTGTCACGTGGTGGTATGTGGATAGAGAAGGCTATTATAATTAGGGTGCCTATGGTGGTCACTAAATTGAAGGATAACTTATAAGAAGGGATGCGATGTGATAAATTGCTATGAATTGATGTGTATACGACATACTACTTTCTAATGTGTGTAAAATAACATGACTTTACTGGTATATTACATGATCTACTAACTGAGTGCGTGATTTTGATCACCCACCCATCTCTAATATATTTGCACAGAAATACTAAGAGTTTGTCGAGTCAGAAAGGCATTGGACAAGCCTAGAATGAAGAGTATAGAAGGAAGATGTTTATTTACATTCTGCTTTGTAATTTCATACCTCGAGTTCGGCCTTAGGTGCTTGAGATTCACAGATACCAGATCCGGTGCGTGACACAAATATGAGAGCCAAACTATACTCATTATGAATCatacttaaaagaaaaaaaaaagagcatagAAGGAAGAGGTTTATCTTCATTGGGAGCCTAGAATGAAGAGCATAGAAGGAGGAGGTTTATATACATTCTGATTTGTAACCCTCACACCTCGCATTTGGCGTCTGGTGCTTAAAATCCACCGACACGGGGTCCGGGGCGTGACACAAATATGAGAGTCTAACTATACCTCATTATGTATCaaacttgaaaaaaataaaaagaacccTAAAATCCCAATTTCCAGATTTCCCAGTTCATCATTTCATCCCTCTTAAGCCTCCCAATCTACTCTTCCCGATTCTCAACCAAATTCCAATTCATCCCTCTTCAGCATCAATGAGTCATTGAGAGTCAGAGATGACGAGCTTCAATTAGTGATGGCAAAGCTGGAGAGGCAACGGGACAAGGTAGCGAGAGGTCGAGGACCTGGAGGGAGAGTTCGAACCGAAGATTATTTGTAGAAAACGCCCGAAAACATATATAGGTTTTTTTCAAAGAGCCAATCAGAGAGAAGGGTCGATTTCGGAAGAGAGTATTTAAAGCTCAAGAGTTGTCGGGCGTCTTTGTAagctgaagaggaagaagaagaagaaagaattgcAACCACTAATAGGAGGAGGCTTCAAATTCATATTCAATAGAAAGTAGCTCACCTAGAAGCTGAAGAGTCGAGATGGGTTTAGAGCCTTGACAATGGTGGCTCGGCGACCATGGCTGGCTTCTACTACTTGCTttgatctgtttttttttttttaggtctaTTTAGGTTTGAAAACTCTAAAAAGCGGCCCAAAAAATTTCAGTCCGGGTTTCCTTCGATCCCGGTCTATGGATAACATAATTTGGACCCGCTCGACCCTGAGCTCAGCTATGGGCCCGTGGCTAGCTCTATCTATCTGTAAGACTGTAACTCACATCCACAGTCAGTGTTTcactctaagagcaactccaacaaaggGTGCCAAATCCTATtttattaccaaaaaaaaaagaagccaaaCACATACCAAAgtttttatttaaaaagatATACCTGGCGTttcagataaaataaaaaatataaaaaagataTAAAAGGTAACCCAAATTTGATGGTGTCTTACGCCAACTTATAGCAGAGTTCCAAAATCCAATTCTGAAAGCTTTCTGAGCAAGCAAAATCCCTATTCCCCTATTTTCTACTTCACACCATCAAAGTTTCTAGCTTTCTTGACAATGTGGTATACTTTCAGAGGTGACCTTCTTGCACGAGGCTTTGGGCAGAAGATTGTTGTCTTCCTCAACAAGAACGCAGCCGTGACAGACTATGCGATTCGAGGCATGAAGACATGGCTGATGGAACTAGCAATTGGGGGTGCGACGATACCACTTTTCACCATTGAAGATGACGAAGGAGCTTGGCCAGACCCGTCTTGCAAACACTACAGAATTGCAAGTAAAGTTGTAATCTTGGAAACACCATCATGATATTATGCCAAAAAAGTGTGAAAGACTGTATCTTTAACCCTCATTTCCATCAAAATTGAGTTTTGAATTGGTGGCTTGCCTTTTCTGATATGGTTCCTTTGATTTAGTCTAGTGTTGTTGTATCTATTACCTTAGGcgtctttgtttatttttgggtGTTTTCAAAAATGTGTGTGTTTCTTGATTAACAAGTTTCTGAGACCAAAGCCCCTATGCAAATTCAGTAATGCACTGCTTTCTTGACGATGATGTACACGTTCACAGGGGAAAGAAAGATTGTGTAAAATTGTGAATGGCTTGGAAacttaggcttagtttgggattgctgtgctgtgagaagaagcacttTCGAACTtcctgtgagaggaagcacttccgaacttgctgtgagaagaagtatctgaggtgtttggtaaactgtttttaaaagtgctgtgagaacgaaaagcaatctctaggtgtttggtaagttatgaggcaaaagtgctttggcTGGGTATAATTACAAAAATGGTCATGCATGTTAtaatatgctactaaaatacataattttgttttttttattttttattatgtaaccataccaaataaaaaacTTTCTCATGTATTATCCTTGTGCCCTTGCTTGGACCAAATAAGAGATTTACTTTAAActcttcaatatgcatattatgttttactattacacaaaataagtctagaatatttggattaattttccAACCATAGTTCAATGTGAACCATTACACAAACTGGGCCTTACACCCAGTGATTATACAACAAAGAGTATTTACTTATGAATCAAGTTTTACAGATCAAATTACTCAGATGCTAGAAAATGCAAAATGGGACAATTTAGTCCGTAATCTGGACCATACAAAATCAATGATACCTCAACTATCACTAGCTATTTCAGATCATCAAGCCAATTTAAATAAGGTGTGGCTGACTTAGATCCTCACCAACTGTAGATCAGATAACACTTGATACATACCAATCAAATTATCTCTCATTTGTTTTAACGAGGACATCTATGTACAATTTCACTTGTTCCTTCAAAGCATCTCGCCGTGGTTGCGCCACTTTGTTGTTAGAATAAAAAAGAAGCACTTCTTCAAATGTATTCAGGGCGGACTTAAAGTCTTTCTTCTGTTCATATGCATCACCAAGCTTCCTATCACGGACACAACTGACCCCAAGGGCATTGTAAACCTATTCATACATATGAAAGGTGGACAATAATATCAGCATAAACCATACTTCACAACATGatgtaaataaaggaaatacaATCTTGTTCAAATGATGTTCTTAATTTTTTTCCCCCATCTTTCCCTCGATGGTTTGCCTTAATGAACTTAAAGAACAGGGTGGAAAGTGATTAAAGGTCAAAACTTAAACCATTGCTACACAGACTACCAAATCATGAGAACATTTATTTATATGGAGTTGGTGCTCTTTTGAAAGCATTTACATATACAAAATGCACTACGCACGAGTTACATTGACAATTTAGCGGCGATGGAAACCATTAGCAGATGCAATGGAATGAGTACCAAGTATGCATGTGCAATCGCAGGTTTTATGAGCTTCAGAGTTGGaaacacgaaaacaaataaaaataaaaatataatactACAACCAAGTAGGGGTATACACAAATGACTAGATGAACAAATTTCTCCAATtgatatttcttttttccttcagTAGCTAACTGCTATGTCATAAAATGTTCAATCAATAGATTGAATAGAACGGCATACAAAAACTGTCAAATAGGCACAACTAGGTCAATAAAACAATTGCACGCCACAAATGATAATCTTTGTTTGTTGGATCCTGTAGAATGTGTTTACTTGAAGATAAAGTGAGAACTGTGTATTTAACACTGAAAATTTATCACACCTGAGCAAGATCTTGGTCATCCCCATCCCATTTCTCAATTGCCTGAACCAAGTACTTAGTAGCAGCTGGATAAATTTTTCTCCTCAGCATCACTACTCCAAGTTCAAAAAGCTCCGTTGCACTAGCATCGCCACTTCATACCTGCTCCTGATattcagaaacaaaacaaaatacaaaaaaggCCACATCTTCAaacacatatttttcatatgcAGCGAGACAATAATAGGCATGTAATTGCAGCAAGTCTTAGGCTTGTAATTTCTTAGCAACCAACAAGAATAACAACACAATAGAATGGTTTCTATGTCCATTGTATGCAATGTCTGCCATTTGTCATACCCAAGCACAATTGCAGGCTTGCAGTATAGTAGCCAAATAAGTtttatgaaaacaaaagaaaaagcttGGAGACGTGATATCTCCTTTTAACTAGTTACTCTCCTATCGTCTCTATCCTTCTTCATTTACTCTTATAGATTTCTTTGCATCTACACTTTGAACATACATGTACCTTACTAAACACACCAAAAACCTGACACCCAACTGTGTAACTGATTATGACAGAATATATTATACAATATAAATACCAAGAACTCAAGAAGTATGGGATTGCTCTATGTTAGAACAGAATATGAGGACAAACTCATAATAGTTAATTCTCAACCCATCTTTATTAAAATAAATAGGGACAAATTGATAATGACAGAAATTATACAAGCAATTGGAAAACACACACAGCTCCAAGAGCCATTTGCCGTCCCCAGTTTGCAATGGTCAGTCAATAGCCATACAAACTTTTCAGAAGTAATAGACATAAACATGAAACTGATTTGAGAGCAATCACACTAATGAGAATGACGATTTTTGAGAGATAATAGTATACCCAACAAAAgtgaaaggaaaaagagatcATGTAGATGGGCAGAGAAGAACGCATTGAAGAACCTATGCAGGTAATTATGCAAAAATTCCAATAAACACCAAAACTTCAAAAGAAAATTGTCAAATAAAAATTGCAAATACATAGAATTAAACGCATTGCCCAACCACCTTTCTATCTAAATCCGCCCCCTGAACTAGAATAATCACCATCTGGCTCATCTTGTTTATCGTTGCTTGAAACTTGGATTTGGGGGATGAGGGGTGTGTCCGTGATGACATGGCGATTCAAGAAAAGACTAAAACTTTGGGATCAGATTGAGATATGGAGTCATTAGAATCCATGTCAAATCTCGAACAAAATTGCCCCTTTTCAGTGAGATAGAAGAATCCGTGTGACAGAGAGAACGAAACAATGTCGAAGCTCCGAGATGGGAATAAAGGACTTTCTAATGTAAATTTTAAAAAAGCAAGAGGACAGTTGAGGTAGTTCATTAATTTTCATTAAAGCCTCCGCATCCAGACTTGATTCCCGCAAAAGCGGAAACTAAAAGCTACAAATTGTAGCTTCCTGATTTCTGCGTTTCAGAGAAGTGCTTCggccaaaagctactctcagaATGGTTTACCAAACAGCCCAGGTAACTTTGAAAAGCGCTTTTGGATGTAGAAGCAGTTTCAAAAGCtgtcccaaactaagccttacTCATGTATCCAATTAACGTGAAAGAATATATAATAGTCTGTTGGTACAATTATACTTAATTGCAATGAAACTCTTAAGAGATAAGAGATAACTATACTAGAGATTTAGAGTTAACTATACTAGCATCTAATATCTACAACAAACTATAATTATCTACATAAACAGATTGATAGAGACGTGAGGGAGATACAGAGATAGACTCGTGCTAACAGATTGAAAGACTGTACCTTTAAATCCAATCACCAAAAATAATGCATTTTGAATTGCTGGCTTGTTTGCTCTGATTTGTGGTTTGGcaggttctttttttttaggcTGCTGCTATATCCTAGCCTATTATGATTTTCATGTTTGGTTATTTGTTGGGTTTGAACTTGCAGACTGCGAAAGCATTCATGTTTCAAAGAAACGGTTTCATATGTTAGTTCCAGTTGAGAAAGTGTGGAATTAATGCCTTAATGAAAGTGTTTTCGATAACCCACAAGGAAATTCCTTGCTGTATGTCGTGATACACATGAATGCCTATGCCCATTTGCTTTGGATTCAAAGAAGTTCTTCTGGTGTGATGTCTAGCAGTAACCTCATGGACATATGGGACTGTCTATGTAAAAATCTCGAAATAAGGTATTGAATTTTTCATATTCATATTAATGTTGTTGTAAAAATAACTTGTATTGGTGCGGAATTTAAAGTAATTGATTGCATGATCTGCAGGGATGTTACGTTGGAAGATGTTGCCAAGAAAGGGAATGTTGATCTTCGCTTGCTCTGTGGGGTGGCTTACGGAAGATCCTGGTTCGGTAGGTGGGGatacaaattttggagagggAGTTATGGAGTAGATGAAGTGAAGTATGAGATTGCCCTAGCTTGTCTCTGTAACCTTGACATTTCTCAGGTTGTTGAAGTGTTTCGCAAGGTGGAGGATCAATATGCTCTAGTTCATCGTCTAAAGAGAATACTTGAATGTTACGAAAGTCTCAGTCCTTCCCCATTCAAGACTTTAAGTGACTTGCTTACGTTCATGCTGACTTATCCTGCCAAATCAATGATGGCAAAAGAGGCACATACCATTGCTAGTATACCCCGCAAAAGTTGGACTAGGGACCAAATAAAGGAGGCGTTAATGGTACTGATCAACATACTGGATAAGAGAGGCCCTATAAGAGGGGAGGACCTCAGTGAGGCAGCTAGCTCCGAAGTGAGTACAAGTGAGCTACTGGACTATGCAATTTCAACAATGAAGAATCTGAAGTGTGCGAGGCACCAAATTGTAGCTTGCAAGGAGAATCCAATCTCAAATCTGATGGAGTATGGACTGGAGACTCTTCCTCTCCTAACAACTGAGCCCCTTGATGTTCAcggtgatgcagtttttgtataTGAAACTGTTGTTCTACAATACCCCGAAGTCGGCAGTGAATATTCAATGGTGAAGTTGTGTGTAGACACCATGTTAAAATACAATTACCTTATGAAGGGAACTGAACCATGTTGCAAAGGCTCTGGTAAAAAGGTGGAGTGCAAGTGTGGCATGTCTAAAGATGATGGAGAAAGATTCTTGAAATGCAACTTGTGTGAGGTCTATGAGTACTTGAAGTGCAGTGGGATGGATAAAACTGACACCGAGGCATATGTGCATATCTGTGATTGCTGCCTTACAGAACAGAAGGAAAAGCAGCTTGTTGCGGAAGCAAAGGAGAAGAGCAAGGCAGAGCTAGACATTATTGGAGAAGATGAAGTCAGGCAAACCTAAGATGAGATAAATGCATGCAGCTGCCTTGTGATTTTGCTTTACTTCTATTTGCTGTGTTGGAAGTGGTAGTGTAGATAACTCACCACAGATAGAAAGTGTGGCTTTTAAGTGTAATGGTAAGGAAAGCAGCAGCTTTAccttattgctttacatttttttgttttgctcaagCTGTAAGTGATATTGTAGAGAATTCAGAACAGTCGGACATTTGTTCGTTTTGCTCAAAGCCTGTAAGTGATATTGTAGAGAACTCAGAACAGACGGAGTGTAGATTTGCGGCAAATAGACAATAAAACAATTGATCTTTTTGTTGATGTCTTTCATCTTTACCTGCCTTTGTGATATGATGATGTCTGATTTGTGTGGATTGAAGTATGTTACTCCAAGTTGTAGTTCACCTTCAGACAGTAGACTATAGTAGAGTGTGGACTAAAGCAGGGATTTGGCAATGAGAGATGTGATAATTAGGTAAAAGGGTTTTCTCTTCACTCGCTAAAATGAGCTTCAAATCAGGTATACCTGTGGTGATGGTGTATTCTCAATTAGAACAAGTCCCATGGTAATTTTGAGATTGTTCGAAAttgttctgttttttttgttttttgttttttgtttttgtttttgtttttgtttttgtttttttttttttttaattttttgtgttTGATTTATGAAATTCTGTGATTCTGATTGGTTTTTGTTTGGTTCTCAATCAAACTTCTGTAACTTTGAAACATATCCGAGGGAATTTGGTTGCGTGGTTCTGCATGATTCAGATGCTTTTATGTTTTGATGTGTGGATCTATTCATTCATATGTGCTTGCTCTATTAATTTCTTATGTCTATGTCTTAAGTTTGGATCATAGAGATGACTATTCGAAATTGACTAGTCTACAGTGGCAGATCACACAGTTCGAGATGGAAgctttcttttgcttctttatttAGCCTCTGTTAGCTTATTCTGCTAAAAGTGCTTGATTTGCCTTCAGAAAATCTGTGTTAGATATTATGGTATAGGTGATATGTGGGCTGAGTTTCAAAT is a window from the Rosa chinensis cultivar Old Blush chromosome 2, RchiOBHm-V2, whole genome shotgun sequence genome containing:
- the LOC112183542 gene encoding PHD finger protein MALE MEIOCYTE DEATH 1 → MNAYAHLLWIQRSSSGVMSSSNLMDIWDCLCKNLEIRDVTLEDVAKKGNVDLRLLCGVAYGRSWFGRWGYKFWRGSYGVDEVKYEIALACLCNLDISQVVEVFRKVEDQYALVHRLKRILECYESLSPSPFKTLSDLLTFMLTYPAKSMMAKEAHTIASIPRKSWTRDQIKEALMVLINILDKRGPIRGEDLSEAASSEVSTSELLDYAISTMKNLKCARHQIVACKENPISNLMEYGLETLPLLTTEPLDVHGDAVFVYETVVLQYPEVGSEYSMVKLCVDTMLKYNYLMKGTEPCCKGSGKKVECKCGMSKDDGERFLKCNLCEVYEYLKCSGMDKTDTEAYVHICDCCLTEQKEKQLVAEAKEKSKAELDIIGEDEVRQT
- the LOC112186146 gene encoding tetratricopeptide repeat domain-containing protein PYG7, chloroplastic, with product SGDASATELFELGVVMLRRKIYPAATKYLVQAIEKWDGDDQDLAQVYNALGVSCVRDRKLGDAYEQKKDFKSALNTFEEVLLFYSNNKVAQPRRDALKEQVKLYIDVLVKTNER